The region gcaaaaactttggatgttaaccaaagaAGACGCTAACCGGGACGGACGTTAACTGAGGCACCACCGTATTTGAACATCGATACAAGTGCGCAGCAGACGGAATGTGCACGTCTCAGCAGCACGCGGTCCAATGTGGCAGCTGATGTCACGTCTCTAAATTTATCTTGGCTCCTGCTTATGAAGATCACGATTCATCTCAACGGTCATATGAAGATGACAGCTGTGTGAAATCAGCAGCACGGTAATACCAAGACGTGTCGGAGTGATGCGTATAGTTTGCATATTTGACAAACTGTGGGGCTGGAACCTTCTTGCGGTGCGTTTGCCGTCGCTGGTGTCCAGCAGGGATAATTCTAGAAGCCGTGTTTCTATTTATAGCTCACATCTGACTCTTACAGTTGGGTGTGAATTGGACTATTTACGGTTAGCAtgttcacttttacacttgctgAGCTTAGCCTTCATAGTCCTTAGGTTGAATCGGTCAAACATTGGATTTTTTCCAGCAGTTTTTGGTGAAGGATATACATTTGTAGCACAAACACGAGCATGCGTACAAAAGTAGAGATGAAAAACTCAGCATGGAAGCTAGTAACGGCAAATATAGCGACAATAAAGACATCTACACttgaaattaatgaaaaaactaAACGTATGAAAACTGAAGCATTTTTCCTAAAGGAAATAATGCCAATCAAATTCACAGGTTGTCAAAAATGTATTCCTAaattataatactaataataattatataaattaaaatatgccATTTcttggttgaatacggcctatagcataataataatatttgatgtattatttGCCTAATCTgaccattttcaagcataaaaatgaactcCCAATTCAAGGCATTCGGAAGATGCGTTCAATGTAGTGAggtacattggtcactaggtgtcggtaatatttgctgagacacacaagcaccagacttgatcggcataacaagcttttattgcagcttttgGGTTATCGAACAACCAGCACAATGATCCCTAACATGAATTACAGTTGTGGCCATAAAtaatgccaagctaaaactcaactctgaacaccggacgtcacttcctgtccgctctaccggaacacatttacagcaatacACACGAGTACGAGTCTATGATGTGTATACGATAttgggaaatacaagtgtagtcttgaatgtgctatatatatcactatattgacacttactatggtacccattatgtcattggatgctcatatcacctcctactttggtacgggacaaaaaataaaaaaaattacaaaaatgttaaaaacaaaaaaaaaattaataaaataaattaatgaataaaataaatttgctaaatacaaggatgaagagtcttgaaccagtcatgatgtgctatatatatcactatattgacacttactatggtacacattatgtcattggatgctcatatcacctcctactttggtacgggacaaaaaataaaaaaaaattaaaaaatgttaaaaactaaaacaaaattaataaaaattaataaaataaattaatgaataaaataaatttgctaaatacaaggatgaagagtcttgaaccagtcatgatgtgctatatatatcactatattgacacttactatggtacccattatggcattggatgctcatatcacctcctactttggtacgggacaaaaaataaaaaaaattaaaaaaatgttaaaaactaaaaaaaaaataataaaaattaataaaataaattaatgaataaaataaatttgctaaatacaaggatgaagagtcttgaaccagtcatgatgtgctatatatatcactatattgacacttactatggtacccattatggcattggatgctcatatcacctcctactttggtacgggacaaaaaataaatttttttttaaaaaatgttaaaaactaaaaaaaattaataaaaattaataaaataaattaatgaataaaataaatttgctaaatacaaggatgaagagtcttgaaccagtcatgatgtgctatatatatatcactatattgacacttacgatggtacccattatggcattggatgctcatataaaaaaataaaaataataataattaaaaaataataataattaaaaatttataaattaataaatataaattaaaaactaattttaattaaaaatgtataaaataaaattaaaaacaaaaacttaaattatattatgaaagcaggaagtgaacaaatgtaacagttactgattgtaaaagtaccagatggaggggtaggatttaataagctttgcttcttcctactccttttggacatgtggaactgggaactgattatgggatgcactcaattggaatctgatgtatgttcaaatgaaataaaaccattatcagacagctgggataggctccagcatgcccgcgaccctcgtgatgataagcggtacagaaaatagatgggAGTTCCTTATTGGTTGAAGTGCAGCATTAATAGTTCCAGCTGGTTACCCCGTTCCCTGAACAAAGGCGGCACGCTTCTCGAAGGACGCGTGAGGccataaacacttcctgtccgtcaacATGCACCCAAAGTGAGTCATTTTTATGTGACAGAAAAAGAGGGAGGCGTGTATACAACATAAACATGAGACGTGTGCCAATTTTAGGAGTCACATTATATGGCAGCAGGACTTATGACCGAGTGGACGCTGTGGAATGTGCAGTCCGAAGGCTTCTCACTCTGTAGTCCCGCGCTTAGCACTCGGTCTTCTTATACCAGAGGACATCCACGTACCACTAATGACTTGACCGCCGCAGCTTTACAGCAATTTTTCTCAATTCTCAATTTCGCTGTGAAAAATGGAGATTTCACTTGAAGATGTTGATATCTCGTCACCCAACTTTGAGTACGAGGGAGCTCACAAGGCATTCAGGGATCGCTGGGAAAAGACGGATGAGACAATGTGTCGCCATAGCATGTCCTTCCACTTGCACCACACCATGAGGACCGACTTCTTTGTCAGCTACCTCTACCTGCTGGAGAAAATCCCTCTTGGTGAGATGATCCGTAATACTTTTAGCACTGCACAgttgttttgttattaaaaccaaaacatacaaaatctatgccaaatccaattaatccattaaaaacagccaaaaatatcaataagaatatgttttatatgcaaaaaacattcattcattcattcattcattttctaccacttttcctcacgagggtagtgctggagcctatcccagctgtcttcgggcaagaggcagccaattgccagccaatcacagggcacatatagacaaacaaccattcacactcacattcatacctatggacaatttggagtcgctaattagcctagcatagGCCTAAAAATGAACTAgaactaggttctgaggacggggtggggtgggggtggggggtaaccctctggagatgcacaggatacgAATGTTGTAGACAtcccaaaaaatccaaaaaacaaattattattactatcatcattattcttcttctgattattactagtttattattattattattatgcaagtgtattattagtattagtctGCTTATTTaattgcttattagcctgcttttgccctattatatgaaatttgtcagattttttttcttaaaaaaaatgtaatctataaaaaaaatatcaaattatttagggggtcttaagaacacctgaagcccccctaaaaggGCCTAATGACGCCAACGGACGTATTGCTTgcctgagatggccgagggtggaattgaactcatgtctcctagccgtgaggtctgcgcgctaaccactcgtccgccgtgcagcaatATTTATGCATCTCATCCAAAATTTATGACTTCTTGAATTTATTTAATCTAAATtgaggaagccaaaaatgtaccacttccacacagagtcggaggagatgttttttttccatccccaaactccacacaaagggtggaattgaactcaggttctTGAATTGATTTCTTTGAAATTggggaagccaaaaatgtaccacttccacacagagtcggaggcgattttttttttcacccccaaactccacataaagggtggaattgaactcaggttcttgaatttatttctttgaAATTGTGAAATAGTTACAAACTGGTGTGTTTGAAACCCCAGTTTTGACTTTCCATGCCAGTTGGAGAAGTATAAAGTCTCTCCTCTGCACGGTGGTGATGTAATACACGGTACGTAACGGTCTTCATGTTCATGACTTATCACATTTCCACGAGACACCACAGACGGCGATATCAATTTTGACAAAGCTCAGACATCAACGACTCCACTCGGACTTTCTGGTCTCGAGTATTTTAGTCCGTCTCTTGGCTCTCGCTGCCTCATCTTGACATTGAACCCAGTGGAGCCTGAAATATCTCCCGTCTCAGTCTTTCACAAAGAGGTGTGGTGGATTCCGTCACAGGATCCTTGACAAGGCAACAATCCCTGTGACCTCCCCCAAGCCCTACAGAGGCTGCACAAACCGCATTTCagatttattacatttatttcagcTGGAGGAGGACGGAATGCTTGATGTGCTCAAGCGACAAATCCAGGCGTGTCATTAGGTTTCTGaaggcttagccccctggagatgcacaggatatgaatgtagtagacatcccaaaaaatccaaaaaaaacaaattattactatcatcattattcttcttctgattatgactaatactagtagtagtagtaatagacTAGTATTACCCTGCTTATTTAATTACTTATTagtctgcttttgccctattatatgaaatttgtaagatttgttttctaaaaaaaaatttttaataaaaaaatattgtaatgagTAACCAGAACCAACAGTTGGGacgtcgcattttttgcgggtaattaacTTTCCAAACTATGGTATTGATTAATCAAGCTGcagtgacattattattattattattattattattattattattattattattattattattattattattattattattattattattattattattattattattattattattattattattattattattatatatgcttAAACCGCTTTAGAAGACACGAGAATGTCTTTTTGCTGACATAGTCCTTGCCTtaccattatattattattattatatttattattattcttgttgttatattattattattattcttgttgttatattattattattattattattattattattattatattattattatattgtcatgGTGACGCGCCCTGGTGATGATGCTTAAACCTCTTTAGAAGACATGAGAATGCCTTTTTGCTGACATAGTCCTTGccttaccattattattgttattatatttattatttttgttattattattattatttttcattattattatattgtcatgAATATTCTTACGCCCTGGTGATGATGCTTAAACCTCTTTAGAAGACATGAGAATGTCTTTTTGCTGACATAGTCCTTAccttaccattattattattatattgattattattgttattatgattattattattttaataataataataattattattatattgtcatgAACATTGCTACGCCCTGGTGATGATGCTTAAACCTCTTTAGAAGACATGAGAATGCCTTTTTGCTGACATAGTCCTTGccttaccattattattattatatttattattattgttattattgttattattattgttaacgCCATACGCGTCACTTCATCGTGCGTCCTCCCAGTCAAACTGTTTCCTGTCACCTGCGAGTACATCGAAGGAGAGAAGCAGTTCTACTACAGAGCCCAGCAGTTCTATGAGGATGTCCCCGCCTCCGAGGAGGGAATGATGGGAGACTTTGTGGAGATATCCAATGTGGATCTGGAGGGCTCCCGCCAGTTCCTGAAGAGGTTTGTGGTAAGTCTGACGATAACGTAACCACGCTTGAACGTAAGCTGACATCTCACCAAAACCGTCCTGTAAGGGTCCCGGCAAGGCCGGCACGCACTGCGCTCTGGACTGTGGCTCCGGTATCGGCCGTGTGACCAAAGGTGTCCTCCTTCCTGTCTTTGAGAAAATGGAGATGGCGGACATGATGGAGCACTTCCTCCTCCATGCGCACGAGGAGTACCTGGGGGATGACGCCGACCGCATTGAGACCTACTACTGCTACAACCTGCAAGAattcaccccccccaaaaataagtACGATATCGTCTGGATGCAGTGGGTGGCATGTAAGTACGGGAGGAGAACATCTCCTCGAGTcagatgaaaaccaaaaaaacgtgTCTGGCAGGAGCTTTAAACTCAGCATGGTGCTTTCAGTTGCTAAACCAGACCCTCTATTTAATGTTTTGGAATTACACCTACAATATATGTTCAGTGtgcatcaacatttgcaataacacAGATTGTTGGAAGATGGAATTTGAGTCACGGTGACTCAAGCgtgtgagcatgctaatgttagcatgctaacacccagcataatagagctaagtgtttgtataagtcactacctctgaaaatgctaaaaacatgtAATTATGTAAGCATGTGAgcacgctaatgttagcatgctaacacctagcataatagagttaaatatttgtataagtcactacctctgaaaatgctacaaatatgtaattatgtaactgtgtgagcatgctaatgctcacacgctaacacctagcatgataaagctaagtgtttgtataagtcactacctctgaaaatgctaaaaacatgtAATTATGTAAGCATGTGAGCACGCTAATGTTCgcgtgctaacacctagcataatagagcTAAGTGTTTGTAGAAGtcgctacctctgaaaatgctacaaATATGTAATCATGTAACTGTGTGAGCTAACACCTCGCATAATAGAGCTAAGTGTTTGTATAAGTCGCTACCTCTGAAAATTCTAAAAACGCGTAATTATGTAAGCATGTGagcatgctattgttagcatgctaacacctagcataatagagcaaagtgtttgtataagtcgctacctctgaaaatgctaaaaatgtgtaattatgtAAGCGTGtgaccatgctaatgttagcatgctaacaccttgcatAATAGGGCTGAGTATTTGTATAAGtcgctacctctgaaaatgctaaaaaggtGTAATTATGTAAGCTtgtgagcatgctaatgttcgcgtgctaacacctagcataatagagcTAAGTGTTTGTAGAAGtcgctacctctgaaaatgctaaaaacttGTAATTATGTAAGCGTGtgaccatgctaatgttagcatgctaatacctagCATAATACAGCTGAGTGCTTGTGTAAGtcgctacctctgaaaatgctacaaACATGTAATTATGTGAGCATGtgagcatgttaatgttagcatgctaacacctagcataatagagctaagtgtttgtataagtcgctacctctgaaaatgctaaaaatgtgtaattttgta is a window of Doryrhamphus excisus isolate RoL2022-K1 chromosome 5, RoL_Dexc_1.0, whole genome shotgun sequence DNA encoding:
- the ntmt2 gene encoding N-terminal Xaa-Pro-Lys N-methyltransferase 2 → MEISLEDVDISSPNFEYEGAHKAFRDRWEKTDETMCRHSMSFHLHHTMRTDFFVSYLYLLEKIPLVKLFPVTCEYIEGEKQFYYRAQQFYEDVPASEEGMMGDFVEISNVDLEGSRQFLKRFVGPGKAGTHCALDCGSGIGRVTKGVLLPVFEKMEMADMMEHFLLHAHEEYLGDDADRIETYYCYNLQEFTPPKNKYDIVWMQWVACHLTDKDLMNFLIRCKKSLRPNGVIIMKDNMARQGCKLDPIDSSISRHLDIMKCIIHKAGLEVLAVEKQEGFPEIIMPVWMIAMK